From the Borrelia puertoricensis genome, one window contains:
- a CDS encoding PTS transporter subunit EIIC, translating to MINFLKVFRFASFQKFSSAVRLPISVVTIFCLMLGIGSALLNPSNLFYIDNFVVKVFLGLIKSTSNIIILNIPLLFVIGITVGIARVQKGPAALSGLVGYLIFNITENYFLDVFSRLVEPNLMSSIGQVNILGIQTLNTGILGSLSVGLLVGYLHNKFYCIELPGPLSFFSGFRFVPIVVFPFCILLGIIFVLIWPYFNELITSFGFFIAKFNYFNSFLYGFLNRLLIPLGLHSILTFPFNFTSLGGTEVIDGQVVGGIQNIFYAQLADPYLIRFSSSISRFNSGFYLSIMFGLPGAALGVYRGIIHDDKSKIVSLLFSGAFTAFLTGVTEPLEFLFVFTAPLLYFIHAIYTGFALLIANIFDIAVGVTFSAGFFDFLMFGVLQGHDKTNWLYLLPLGFAFFALYYFTFKWVYNYFDFQIFGVGEPFFAGSEGEVEGMGIAHLIAQGLGGLDNIQEFNVVSTNLRFVVFSPELISENFLNKTGALNIVTIDNTIKIDYGTNVYYIKQAIKNYSPEKLFKTSAIVASDNVKHGIKAYIEMKEDDKLEGQGLTGKVYKLNKDDEDN from the coding sequence GTGATAAATTTTTTAAAAGTTTTTAGATTTGCTAGTTTTCAAAAGTTTTCTAGTGCAGTAAGACTACCAATTTCTGTTGTGACAATTTTTTGTTTAATGCTTGGAATTGGATCTGCACTGCTAAATCCTTCTAATTTATTTTACATTGATAACTTTGTTGTTAAAGTTTTTTTGGGACTTATTAAGAGTACCAGTAATATCATTATTTTGAATATTCCATTGCTTTTTGTTATAGGGATTACTGTTGGGATCGCTAGAGTTCAAAAGGGGCCTGCTGCACTCTCAGGTCTTGTTGGATATTTGATTTTTAATATTACTGAAAATTATTTTCTTGATGTGTTTTCAAGACTTGTTGAGCCTAATTTAATGTCTTCTATTGGTCAAGTAAATATTTTGGGAATTCAAACTTTAAATACAGGTATTTTGGGGTCTTTATCAGTTGGATTATTAGTTGGATATTTGCACAATAAGTTTTATTGTATCGAGTTGCCTGGGCCTTTAAGCTTTTTTTCTGGTTTTCGTTTTGTTCCCATAGTAGTTTTTCCTTTTTGTATTTTATTAGGGATAATATTTGTTTTAATTTGGCCGTATTTTAATGAATTAATTACTTCTTTTGGATTTTTTATTGCTAAATTTAACTATTTTAATAGTTTTCTTTATGGATTTTTAAATAGACTGCTCATTCCTTTGGGGCTTCATTCCATTCTTACATTTCCTTTTAATTTTACTTCGTTGGGAGGAACAGAAGTTATTGATGGTCAAGTTGTTGGTGGTATTCAGAATATATTTTATGCTCAGTTAGCAGATCCATATCTTATTAGGTTTTCCTCAAGTATTTCCAGGTTCAATAGTGGGTTTTATCTCTCTATTATGTTTGGACTTCCTGGGGCAGCATTGGGAGTTTATAGAGGAATCATTCATGATGATAAGAGTAAAATCGTGTCTTTGCTATTTTCAGGTGCTTTTACAGCTTTTTTGACTGGAGTTACAGAGCCTTTAGAATTTTTATTTGTTTTTACTGCACCTTTGCTTTATTTTATACATGCCATTTATACTGGGTTTGCGTTATTGATTGCTAATATATTTGATATTGCAGTTGGTGTGACTTTTTCTGCTGGATTTTTTGATTTTCTAATGTTTGGGGTATTACAGGGACATGACAAGACAAATTGGCTTTATTTATTACCATTAGGATTTGCATTTTTTGCTTTGTATTATTTTACTTTTAAATGGGTTTATAATTATTTTGATTTTCAGATTTTTGGTGTTGGTGAGCCATTTTTTGCTGGTAGTGAAGGGGAAGTTGAAGGAATGGGCATTGCACATCTTATAGCTCAAGGTCTTGGAGGTCTTGATAATATTCAAGAGTTTAATGTTGTCTCAACAAACTTAAGGTTTGTAGTTTTCAGTCCTGAGCTTATATCAGAAAATTTTCTTAACAAAACAGGTGCTTTAAATATTGTTACAATTGATAATACAATTAAAATTGATTATGGAACAAATGTTTATTATATAAAACAAGCGATTAAAAATTATTCTCCTGAAAAACTTTTTAAGACCAGTGCTATTGTTGCATCTGATAATGTGAAACATGGTATTAAAGCATATATTGAAATGAAAGAAGATGATAAGCTTGAAGGACAAGGTTTAACAGGAAAAGTTTACAAACTCAATAAGGATGATGAGGATAATTAG
- the trhA gene encoding PAQR family membrane homeostasis protein TrhA encodes MFEKDKKYTSHNEPIPKNELFSSISHLFGIILSIIGTTILITLSTHSKKYLHAVLFLIYGSSMTLLYTMSTLYHIFTKGSKIKQLFRKFDHISIFILIAGTYTPPCLILMPNVYGKIILITVWGFAILGIIFKSIYVNSPGWLNGCIFILMGWSIIFGIRLIYNILPIQGFLWLALGGILYTLGGIVYSTSKKLNPIANMRMHDLFHIVILFASFAHFWFMFKYVLPIN; translated from the coding sequence ATGTTTGAAAAAGATAAAAAATACACATCACATAATGAACCAATACCTAAGAATGAATTGTTTAGCTCAATATCTCACTTATTTGGCATTATTTTATCAATAATAGGAACAACAATTCTCATTACTCTATCAACTCATTCAAAAAAGTATCTCCATGCAGTATTATTTCTTATCTATGGTTCATCAATGACATTACTATATACGATGAGTACTCTTTATCATATTTTTACAAAAGGAAGCAAAATAAAACAACTCTTTAGAAAATTTGACCATATTTCAATATTTATATTGATAGCAGGAACATACACTCCACCATGTCTAATTCTCATGCCAAATGTTTATGGAAAAATAATCCTCATAACCGTTTGGGGATTTGCTATCCTAGGAATTATTTTTAAATCAATATACGTAAACAGTCCTGGATGGCTTAACGGATGCATATTTATACTTATGGGATGGAGCATCATATTCGGAATCAGACTCATTTATAACATTCTCCCTATACAAGGATTTTTATGGCTAGCACTTGGGGGTATTCTCTACACATTAGGGGGAATAGTTTACTCAACAAGCAAAAAACTTAATCCAATAGCAAATATGAGAATGCATGATCTTTTTCATATTGTAATATTATTTGCATCTTTTGCTCATTTTTGGTTCATGTTCAAATATGTACTCCCTATTAATTAA
- the rseP gene encoding RIP metalloprotease RseP has product MYIFLSILAFTFIIFIHELGHLFFAKLFKVKVEVFSIGIGPSLFKFKIKDTEYRFSPIFLGGYCKLKGAEHLENELRLNRQLEADRDSIFGISNFKKILIYFAGPLFNLIFALIVFIAIEMIGIVYPDYSNKIVVINDSVLSKFRDGDIILSVNNSDVRYFSDLNKVVPLKNSRVTFIVLRDSKTISFEGYTSLDKLLKEIGPWINLIVSKVKTNSSAEVAGLKPNDKIVSINDIILNNNVELNNLIEKLDSNIVDINYERNGEILTSKLVFQDTNKSLGIYLLPGLERVVKSDNLGIAIKNSFNKVLDILGHILYSIVALFTNFKNNAKNVTGPVGMINIIVDSFSVGILSWFNTIAIFNLLIAGMNLFFVVIPMLDGGQILISLIEILRGKRFRAKVIYYFYIFGILLMLSLFILGFFNDLRNL; this is encoded by the coding sequence ATGTATATTTTTCTTAGTATTTTGGCGTTTACCTTTATAATATTCATTCATGAATTAGGTCATTTATTTTTTGCAAAACTTTTTAAAGTTAAGGTTGAAGTTTTTTCTATAGGGATAGGCCCTAGTCTTTTTAAATTTAAAATAAAAGACACAGAGTATAGATTTTCTCCTATTTTTTTGGGTGGATATTGTAAGCTTAAAGGAGCTGAACATTTAGAAAATGAGCTTAGATTAAATAGGCAGCTTGAAGCGGATAGAGATTCTATTTTTGGTATTTCTAATTTTAAGAAAATATTAATATATTTTGCAGGTCCTCTTTTTAATTTAATTTTTGCATTAATAGTTTTTATTGCAATAGAAATGATAGGTATTGTTTATCCTGATTATTCTAATAAAATAGTAGTTATTAATGATAGTGTTTTGAGTAAATTTAGAGATGGGGATATTATTTTAAGCGTTAATAATAGTGATGTAAGATATTTTTCCGATTTAAATAAAGTTGTTCCTTTAAAAAATTCAAGAGTAACTTTCATAGTTTTAAGGGACAGTAAGACTATTAGTTTTGAAGGTTATACAAGCTTAGATAAGCTTTTAAAGGAAATTGGTCCTTGGATAAATCTTATTGTTTCTAAAGTTAAAACAAATTCTTCAGCTGAAGTTGCCGGTCTTAAACCTAATGATAAGATAGTAAGCATTAATGATATTATTTTAAATAATAATGTGGAACTAAATAATTTGATTGAAAAGCTTGATTCTAACATTGTGGATATTAATTATGAGAGAAATGGAGAGATTTTAACTTCTAAGTTGGTGTTTCAAGATACTAATAAAAGCTTAGGAATTTATTTATTGCCTGGTTTAGAGCGAGTGGTTAAGTCAGATAATTTAGGGATTGCTATTAAAAATTCTTTTAATAAGGTCTTAGATATTTTAGGTCATATTCTTTACTCCATTGTTGCATTATTCACTAATTTTAAGAATAATGCTAAAAATGTTACAGGACCTGTTGGTATGATTAACATTATTGTTGATTCTTTTTCTGTTGGAATATTATCTTGGTTTAATACTATTGCTATTTTTAATTTACTTATTGCTGGTATGAATTTATTTTTTGTTGTAATTCCAATGCTTGATGGAGGTCAAATTCTTATTAGTTTAATTGAAATCTTGCGTGGGAAACGATTTAGGGCGAAAGTTATTTATTATTTTTATATTTTTGGTATTTTGTTGATGTTAAGTCTTTTTATATTAGGTTTTTTTAATGATTTACGTAATCTTTAG
- a CDS encoding phosphatidate cytidylyltransferase, whose product MITTWNVLRIGREILGDKSLFNLRSKKLAFIARLGTFLFFVPLVLFLIFLEFNNYLFINILVFMFSGVAAKEINDLLKVKSSSISSTLSFFLGIAPPMLTYVHFNVFDLGINIIFYLFITLVFSNWIVNLVFIKENEIVNFLSQATSIIFILIYPGILMSFVVAITTLPRAPILLLILFSMVSGNDTFAYLVGYFLGKNSYRPTIISPNKTIMGFLGGILFSVIVAIVVVCLGLINLTYGEAMIFGVLIGFFTIIGDLFESGLKRSAGVKDSGNIIPGRGGALDSIDSYLLTGPIFYLYLS is encoded by the coding sequence ATGATAACGACTTGGAATGTTTTAAGAATAGGAAGAGAAATTTTGGGAGATAAAAGTTTATTTAATCTTAGGTCTAAAAAATTAGCATTTATTGCACGACTGGGGACATTTTTGTTTTTTGTTCCTTTAGTTTTGTTTTTAATATTTTTAGAGTTCAATAATTATTTATTTATTAATATTTTAGTTTTTATGTTTAGTGGAGTTGCTGCAAAGGAAATTAATGATTTGCTTAAGGTTAAATCTTCTTCCATTTCTAGTACTTTATCTTTCTTTTTAGGGATAGCTCCTCCAATGTTGACATATGTACATTTCAATGTTTTTGATTTGGGTATAAATATAATATTTTATTTGTTTATAACTTTAGTTTTTAGTAACTGGATTGTTAATTTGGTTTTCATTAAAGAGAATGAAATTGTTAATTTTTTATCTCAGGCAACTTCGATAATTTTCATACTTATATATCCGGGTATTTTGATGTCATTTGTTGTTGCTATTACTACTTTGCCAAGAGCACCTATTCTTTTGTTAATACTTTTCTCTATGGTTAGTGGTAATGATACTTTTGCTTATCTTGTTGGATATTTTTTGGGAAAAAATAGTTATAGACCTACAATTATTAGTCCCAATAAAACGATAATGGGATTTTTAGGCGGTATATTATTTTCTGTTATTGTTGCAATAGTTGTGGTATGTTTAGGGTTGATAAATTTAACTTATGGAGAAGCTATGATTTTTGGTGTCTTAATAGGATTTTTTACTATTATTGGTGATTTATTTGAATCTGGACTTAAACGTAGTGCAGGAGTTAAAGACTCTGGCAATATTATTCCTGGTAGAGGTGGTGCTCTTGATTCAATTGATTCATATCTTTTGACAGGTCCTATATTTTATTTATATTTGTCATAA
- the uppS gene encoding polyprenyl diphosphate synthase translates to MNNNSLPMHVGIIMDGNRRWALKRGLSLFEGHKEGLKRAKEIVKYSLKLGIRYLSLYVFSTENWNRTKFEIEHLMFLIADYLSSEFEFYSKNNIKILVSGDIEALSKEVRKSIIDAIDFTRNFDGLVLNLAINYGGRNEIVRATKKVLGSGLQFEALDEIVFSKFLDNPELCDLDLLIRTGGDMRISNFFLWRIAYCEFVFSSVLWPEYSVSHYDNDLECFKNRKRNFGR, encoded by the coding sequence ATGAATAATAATTCCCTTCCAATGCATGTTGGGATCATCATGGATGGAAATAGAAGATGGGCTTTAAAAAGAGGTCTGTCATTGTTTGAAGGACACAAAGAAGGCTTAAAGAGAGCTAAGGAAATAGTTAAATATTCTCTTAAATTAGGCATAAGATATTTATCTCTCTATGTTTTTTCTACAGAGAATTGGAATAGGACAAAATTTGAAATAGAGCATTTGATGTTTTTGATTGCCGATTATTTAAGTTCTGAGTTTGAATTTTATAGTAAAAATAATATAAAAATACTAGTATCAGGAGATATTGAAGCTTTAAGTAAGGAAGTAAGAAAGTCAATCATCGATGCTATTGATTTTACAAGAAATTTTGATGGGCTTGTATTAAATTTGGCAATTAATTATGGTGGTCGAAATGAAATAGTTAGAGCTACTAAGAAAGTTTTGGGAAGTGGTTTACAATTTGAGGCTTTAGATGAAATTGTGTTTTCTAAATTTTTGGATAATCCTGAGCTTTGTGATCTTGATCTTTTAATTCGTACTGGTGGAGACATGAGAATAAGTAATTTTTTTTTATGGAGAATTGCTTATTGTGAATTTGTTTTTTCAAGTGTTTTGTGGCCAGAGTATTCCGTTTCACATTATGATAACGACTTGGAATGTTTTAAGAATAGGAAGAGAAATTTTGGGAGATAA
- the frr gene encoding ribosome recycling factor has protein sequence MEEYKALLDEKMGKVLLSLESEYRSLRTGRINSSLFDKILVDYYGEKTPLTRVANVSIPEARLIVIQPWDKSLLSKIEQAILNSDLSMNPSSDGAVLRIKVPVLTVERRREIVKQAKKIAEEYKVAARNVRQELNNKVKKQEKDSQITEDDLRRILDDIQRDTNSYIKKIDEIFDVKTKEIMEV, from the coding sequence ATGGAGGAATATAAGGCTTTATTGGATGAAAAGATGGGTAAAGTTCTTTTATCTCTTGAGAGTGAATATAGATCTTTAAGAACGGGCAGGATAAATAGCTCTCTTTTTGATAAAATATTAGTTGATTATTATGGAGAAAAAACCCCTTTAACTAGGGTTGCCAATGTTAGTATTCCCGAGGCAAGGCTTATTGTAATTCAGCCTTGGGATAAAAGCTTATTATCTAAAATAGAACAGGCTATACTTAATTCAGATCTTTCTATGAATCCTTCAAGTGATGGGGCAGTCCTTAGAATTAAAGTACCTGTATTGACTGTTGAGAGACGTAGAGAAATAGTAAAGCAGGCAAAAAAAATTGCGGAAGAATATAAGGTTGCGGCCAGAAATGTAAGGCAGGAATTAAATAATAAGGTCAAGAAGCAAGAAAAAGATTCTCAGATTACTGAAGATGATTTGCGTCGGATTTTAGATGATATTCAAAGAGATACTAATTCTTATATCAAGAAAATAGATGAGATTTTTGATGTAAAAACAAAAGAAATAATGGAAGTTTAA
- the tsf gene encoding translation elongation factor Ts — MSISPQEVKKLRDATGAGFGDCKKALDAVGGDFELAKKKLREMGIASAYKRSGRDAKEGRVFSYVNKERVGLLLISCETDFVAMNSDFVTFGNSLIKQLVESGKDSLDEHQELEIKNLAATIKENIHVSKIYISNIASNELLKNYLHGEQSKIGVFIKLKVDDILKMEDESLNNLAVDLALHVAAFAPLYLSVGDICPNYIKEQEELFTKQMEASGKPEAVIKGIVSGKLKKHLGEIALLEQGFVKDDKLTVKEKIEEISKAILTKIEIVDFKYLSVG, encoded by the coding sequence ATGAGTATTAGTCCTCAAGAGGTAAAAAAACTTAGAGATGCGACTGGAGCTGGATTTGGTGATTGTAAGAAGGCATTAGATGCTGTTGGTGGTGATTTTGAATTGGCTAAGAAAAAACTTCGAGAGATGGGTATTGCATCTGCTTATAAGAGAAGTGGTAGGGATGCTAAGGAGGGACGAGTATTTTCTTATGTAAATAAAGAGAGAGTGGGTCTTTTGCTTATTTCGTGTGAAACAGATTTTGTTGCTATGAATAGTGATTTTGTGACTTTTGGAAATTCTTTGATAAAACAATTGGTTGAAAGTGGTAAAGATTCTTTAGATGAGCATCAAGAGCTTGAAATTAAAAATTTAGCGGCCACAATCAAGGAAAATATTCATGTAAGTAAGATTTATATTTCAAATATTGCATCTAATGAACTTTTAAAAAATTATCTTCATGGAGAGCAATCTAAGATAGGTGTGTTTATTAAATTAAAGGTAGATGATATTTTAAAAATGGAAGATGAGAGTTTAAATAATCTTGCAGTGGATTTAGCTTTACATGTAGCAGCTTTTGCACCGCTTTATTTAAGCGTTGGTGATATTTGTCCTAATTATATTAAAGAACAGGAAGAATTGTTTACAAAGCAGATGGAAGCTAGTGGTAAACCTGAAGCTGTAATTAAAGGAATAGTATCTGGGAAACTTAAAAAGCATTTGGGCGAAATTGCTCTCTTGGAACAAGGATTTGTAAAGGATGATAAGCTTACCGTTAAAGAAAAGATTGAAGAGATTTCTAAAGCAATTTTAACGAAGATAGAGATAGTAGATTTTAAATATTTAAGTGTTGGGTAA